From Carassius gibelio isolate Cgi1373 ecotype wild population from Czech Republic chromosome B21, carGib1.2-hapl.c, whole genome shotgun sequence, the proteins below share one genomic window:
- the nlrc3l1 gene encoding NLR family CARD domain-containing protein 3 — MDDDAVDMASDNSLPLGIGASAFGSENGDEEDVIPQRTLPFTLGFSGPVGEYVDRAESPANSYASMQSDSWSETRDEHGPSCTQVQLHRRDSSASSSEEFNSDDEDVNMEGNAEESTRKKSKKEGGVKQHVPVPVKPELVVDPNEKRHPAMTVEFAFKALTSCLKKLAEDELKYFKKLLWDRYPERFRDPLDGLDLVDLVDKMLELCNIEISLKITLALFNIMNFKKLAEYLLGLCKRNEVRYELKLTLKRKYEMVYEGFNQQGQPVPFESVYTDLYITDGVNASINSEHEFRSKIEVLEETGRVNRTPLTGNDLYIQQNVRSRPVRSVLSRGVPGCGKSFAVQRFILDWADGKVHPDVFFLIPLQFKELNKMLEGEYSLMSLVSTLYPEMKEVDTLEFEGCLVMFICDGLDDTQIPFNFRKTVYWCDATRPTTVQVLMTNLIRGNLLYDAYVWIISRAGALDVIPAQHVHQLLEVRGFTDDQREAYFRRTIADPDLAEKVIAHIKSSKTLFIMCHLPLFCWVASKVLQQQFQSLRSSAQLPRTLTNLYTIMLHGHTLISVEKLKNDPTEETKDLTADQLLIKLAKLSYNMLEKNKFQIEKEHWDQVGLPESYPAMACTGLCTEFYREKYMIYTEKVSCFAHPTIQEYLAALHVFYCFKKHGRNALEQSKLSKVLKVSLTDLLKSAVDKALSSKNSNYDIFLRFLLGLSVEANQELLKNILQTSCSSSQNARDETTRYISKKIKEGHFLEKTENLWRCIDELNPQ, encoded by the exons ATGGATGACGACGCAGTAGACATGGCGTCAGACAACAGTCTGCCTTTGGGAATTGGGGCTTCCGCCTTCGGGAGTGAAAATGGGGATGAAGAGGACGTGATTCCTCAGAGGACACTTCCCTTCACCCTCGGATTCTCCGGTCCTGTGGG AGAGTACGTGGACAGAGCAGAGTCCCCTGCAAACAGCTATGCATCCATGCAGAGTGACAGCTGGTCAGAAACAAGGGACGAGCATGGACCCAGTTGCACTCA GGTTCAGTTGCACAGACGGGACTCATCTGCTTCTAGCAGTGAAGAGTTTAATAGTGATGATGAGGATGTCAATATGGAGGGCAATGCTGAAGAAAG CACAAGGAAGAAGAGCAAGAAGGAAGGTGGTGTGAAACAACATGTTCCTGTTCCTGTAAAACCAGAGTTGGTAGTAGATCCAAATGAGAAAAGGCATCCAGCAATGACGGTGgaatttgcatttaaa GCCCTCACAAGCTGCTTAAAGAAACTTGCAGAGGACGAATTAAAGTACTTCAAAAAACTGCTGTGGGATCGCTATCCAGAGCGCTTCCGTGATCCGCTGGATGGACTTGATCTTGTGGATCTGGTGGATAAGATGCTAGAGCTTTGCAATATTGAGATCTCTCTGAAGATCACGCTGGCGCTCTTTAATATCATGAACTTTAAGAAGCTGGCTGAATATCTGCTAGGACTATGCAAAAGAA ACGAAGTGCGCTACGAACTGAAATTGACTTTGAAGAGGAAGTATGAGATGGTATATGAGGGTTTTAATCAACAAGGACAACCCGTCCCCTTTGAGTCGGTCTATACAGACCTTTACATTACCGATGGTGTCAATGCATCAATCAACAGTGAGCACGAGTTCAGATCAAAAATAGAAGTGCTTGAAGAGACTGGCAGAGTCAACAGGACGCCATTAACAGGAAATGACCTATATATCCAGCAGAATGTCAGGTCAAGGCCCGTGAGGTCGGTGTTATCCAGAGGAGTCCCAGGATGTGGCAAATCATTTGCAGTGCAGCGCTTCATCCTCGACTGGGCGGATGGAAAAGTCCACCCAGATGTTTTCTTTCTTATTCCTCTGCAGTTCAAGGAGCTGAATAAGATGCTGGAAGGAGAGTATAGTCTCATGAGTCTAGTCAGCACCCTCTATCCAGAGATGAAGGAGGTAGACACTCTCGAATTCGAAGGCTGCCTGGTAATGTTCATATGCGATGGCCTAGATGACACCCAAATCCCATTTAATTTCCGGAAAACGGTGTATTGGTGTGATGCGACCAGGCCTACGACTGTGCAAGTGTTGATGACCAACCTCATCAGGGGCAACCTGCTCTATGACGCCTATGTGTGGATCATTTCTAGGGCAGGAGCTCTGGATGTGATCCCAGCTCAACACGTCCACCAGCTTCTGGAGGTCCGTGGCTTCACCGATGATCAGAGAGAGGCCTATTTCAGAAGGACGATCGCAGATCCAGACCTCGCTGAGAAGGTGATTGCTCACATCAAGTCTTCTAAGACGCTGTTTATTATGTGCCACTTGCCGCTGTTCTGCTGGGTGGCATCTAAAGTGTTGCAGCAGCAGTTCCAGTCTCTTCGATCCTCGGCACAGCTGCCCAGAACTCTCACCAATCTGTACACTATTATGCTCCATGGTCACACTCTAATATCCGTTGAGAAGCTGAAGAACGACCCCACCGAGGAGACCAAGGATCTTACTGCTGATCAGCTGCTCATTAAGCTCGCAAAACTGTCCTACAACATGCTTGAGAAGAATAAGTTTCAGATTGAGAAAGAGCACTGGGACCAAGTTGGATTGCCGGAATCCTACCCTGCCATGGCCTGCACTGGACTCTGCACAGAGTTttacagagagaagtacatgatCTACACAGAGAAGGTGAGCTGCTTCGCTCATCCGACCATTCAGGAATACCTTGCAGCTCTTCACGTTTTCTATTGTTTCAAGAAACATGGACGGAATGCCCTTGAGCAGAGCAAGCTGAGCAAAGTCTTAAAGGTTTCCTTGACAGACTTACTCAAGAGTGCGGTTGACAAAGCATTAAGCTCCAAGAATAGCAACTATGATATCTTTCTCCGCTTTCTGCTGGGTTTGTCTGTGGAGGCCAACCAGGAGCTGCTCAAGAACATCCTGCAGACCTCCTGCAGCTCTAGCCAGAATGCACGAGACGAGACAACTCGCTACATTAGTAAGAAAATCAAAGAAGGCCACTTTCTGGAAAAGACTGAAAACCTTTGGCGGTGCATTGATGAACTTAACCCACAATAA